From Pempheris klunzingeri isolate RE-2024b chromosome 18, fPemKlu1.hap1, whole genome shotgun sequence, a single genomic window includes:
- the rnf217 gene encoding E3 ubiquitin-protein ligase RNF217 — MGRAASGMEDDGPIADACKMPSFISSFEEGRAKLSRNLPTETSLTDGKVERSVRDPGRRVSRSNSRLSLDGGEREERGSGEEEKDARSNNNNNCNGGGGGGERRRASAVEILRRNFGVSKSPSLRLNTSSRMPCGPEPEHHEAGGNSDATSGYESECGGCKESERETGGAGTENEPTLCGLTSGEQGVELVTGQRLCKGDSDGNTATSGEPVKTKEHVYCTVYCIHNDSLLKDGQITDDETGASDAPEMDLETGRDAGSSPEPELYTVDDLVDPFGDMAHRLPVEQAGAETLLETCRVCLEGKSIAPLPCCRTAVCDECMKLYVRSMVRLAKSYIRCPIPECSGSLEEGLVISHLADEDVAKYRYFLELSQLDSSTKPCPQCRHFTSLKEHNPIRSEHKFKIQCSNCQFVWCFKCHAPWHNGLKCRDYRKGDKQLRTWASVIEHGQRNAQKCPQCKIHIQRTEGCDHMTCTQCNTNFCYRCGERYRHLRFFGDHTSNLSVFGCKYRYLPDKPHLRRLIRGSVCATKVLIAPVVILLVTVLGAFALVIGLVVFPVYYVCKRRKKQRTQGSGRWI; from the exons ATGGGGAGAGCCGCATCGGGGATGGAAGATGACGGACCGATAGCTGACGCCTGTAAAATGCCGAGTTTCATCAGCAGCTTCGAAGAAGGGAGGGCGAAACTGTCCCGCAACCTGCCGACAGAAACTTCCCTCACGGACGGCAAAGTTGAGCGGTCGGTCAGAGATCCGGGCCGTCGAGTCAGCAGATCAAACTCTCGGTTATCCCTGgacggaggagagagggaggagaggggcagcggtgaggaggagaaggatgcgaggagcaacaacaacaacaactgcaacggaggaggaggtggcggggagaggaggagggcgagCGCTGTGGAGATTTTGAGGAGGAATTTCGGGGTGTCAAAGTCTCCCTCTCTTCGTCTGAACACGAGCAGTCGGATGCCGTGCGGCCCTGAGCCTGAGCACCACGAGGCAGGCGGTAACAGCGACGCTACGAGCGGGTATGAGAGCGAGTGCGGCGGCTGTAAGGAGTCCGAGCGGGAAACGGGCGGAGCTGGGACTGAAAACGAGCCAACCCTGTGCGGCTTGACTTCGGGTGAACAAGGAGTTGAATTAGTCACAGGTCAGCGCCTGTGTAAAGGTGACAGTGACGGCAACACGGCCACTTCAGGGGAGCCTGTGAAGACCAAAGAGCACGTCTACTGCACTGTTTACTGCATCCACAACGACAGCCTCCTGAAAGACGGTCAAATCACGGACGATGAAACGGGCGCGTCTGACGCACCAGAAATGGACTTGGAGACCGGACGGGATGCGGGTTCGAGTCCCGAGCCGGAACTCTACACAGTGGACGACCTTGTGGATCCTTTCGGGGACATGGCCCACCGGCTGCCCGTGGAGCAGGCCGGCGCAGAGACTCTGCTGGAGACTTGCCGGGTGTGCCTGGAAGGGAAATCCATCGCACCCCTGCCCTGCTGCAGGACGGCCGTGTGTGATGAGTGTATGAAACTCTACGTCCGCTCCATG GTGCGATTAGCCAAATCTTACATCCGCTGTCCGATCCCAGAGTGCAGCGGCTCCCTGGAGGAGGGGTTGGTGATTTCTCATTTAGCCGATGAAGACGTGGCGAAATATCGTTACTTTCTGGAGCTGAGTCAGCTGGACTCGAGCACCAAACCCTGCCCTCAGTGCCGTCACTTCACCTCGCTGAAGGAGCACAACCCCATCCGCTCCGAGCACAAGTTCAAG ATCCAGTGTAGCAATTGCCAGTTCGTGTGGTGCTTTAAATGCCACGCGCCGTGGCATAACGGGCTCAAATGTCGCGACTACAGGAAAGGAGACAAGCAGCTACGAACCTGGGCTAGTGTCATAGAGCACGGGCAGAGAAATGCCCAGAAATGTCCACAATGCAAG ATCCACATCCAGCGCACAGAGGGATGCGACCATATGACATGTACGCAGTGTAACACGAACTTCTGTTACCGCTGTGGAGAGCGTTACCGACACCTACG GTTTTTTGGGGACCATACATCCAACCTCAGCGTGTTTGGATGCAAGTATCGCTACCTACCTGATAAACCTCATCTGAGACGGCTGATTAGAGGATCTGTCTGTG CCACCAAGGTGCTGATAGCTCCGGTGGTCATTTTGCTGGTCACGGTGCTCGGAGCGTTTGCGCTCGTGATAG GTCTGGTAGTTTTCCCCGTCTACTATGTGTgtaagaggaggaagaagcagcGCACGCAGGGCTCCGGACGGTGGATCTGA